Genomic window (Heterodontus francisci isolate sHetFra1 chromosome 41, sHetFra1.hap1, whole genome shotgun sequence):
GAATGAATGCAAAAGATTGATGTCAGAGAAACCAAGTACCTTGTGAGCAGTTTAGTGATCCTTTTTTATAAAAAAAGGCCCAAAAACTTATGGAATGCTATCAGAGTTAAGGGCAGATTGCAAATATCATTTAATCCATCTGAAAACTCATTCCAATATTAACTTACATGAGGGTCAGTGTTGCCAGTGGAGAGTTTGTGCAGATCCAGCAGACTCTGGTTCACATCCTTCTCCATCTGCAGagctctctgcattgcctccagaccattgctccactcatcctgCTCTGGCTTCTGGAACAGAATAGTGGTCCTGTTAGTGGGAGTGCAAAGTCCAAGGGATGTTATGCTCAAGGTCAAAAGGGttagcagtaacaaagacaatctgtGCATCCCAATACTATGAGGGATGGGGTTTTATCACTGGGTTGACAGACCATTACAGGACACTGGATCAGTTCATTGCCTCTGCACTGCCATTTTTGGCCAAAGCTCTAATCCCAATTACCCCAAATATGCTAAATTTTCTTTTTCTCCTTTATGATCCTCAACTACATCCATGGGGCATCTACAGCTGTGGCCCACATTCTCAAGATTGTTAACCAGTTAAGCACCGTAAGACAATAGTTTACAATGCAGAAATtgttccttctgaaaatccatttaTTGATTTTATAAATATAGAAGAGGCAAAGGTCAGTCAGACCAACTCACCAACACTAGAAATTTTACTCATTAATCTCTAGATTGAGTACTGACATTATTAGAATAAGGAACATCGCCTGAAAGTATCCAAGTTAGATCATAGACTCTGAAGTTCAGATCCCAACCTTGATGTCTGCCAAGATGATTCGGCCTCCACGTTTATTCTGGAATTGCATCAGCTTCTCAGCGTGCTCCCGTTCCTCATGTGACTGCTccttgaagaactcagcaaagtgacGCAGGGCAACATCATCCCGGTCAAAGTAATAGGACTGCAGGTAAAGACAAAACGGGAAGGGAAGAGAGGTCAGACCCAAATCTCATTTATGGCCATGTCAAAAATGGTATGGTAAATAAATCACCCATTCTTTATCACAAAAGAATTTGCTTTCAATTAAAGGGGCTTGGGTTTCCAAGTTTAGGCTGTAAAATGCTAAATTTGTTGAAATGCCCCTTCCTGTAACAGTGCAAACAAAAGCAATAATACTATTTGGATCAAAGTTTCATTTCAGGCACTCAAACTATAGTTATCAGCAGGACATCCTTTGTCCCCCAGTGAAGATACAAGTGATCAAAAAGAAGTTGCACTCAGTACAATAAGACTTTCAGATTACTACTTCATGCAATATCATTACTGCTCGTACAAAAGAGTTCAACACCACAGGATTTACTCATCTACAAaaagaaaaagagggggggggggggaaaaaaaaaaaagaccAGAACAAGTCAGACAATGTTTCACTAACTAGTCACTAAACTTAATTGTTGCCATCCAAGTTGGAAAAGATGACTAGGTTTATACATCTTCAACATGAATCCTCTATTAGAACCTTGGAGTTACTTTCAAACTTGGGaacaaatattacagagcaaggaaTAAAGTCCCTGTTTCAAGGGTGTTCACTGATTTAAGTCAAGGGAGAACTACAGAGATAGATTATAAACCCAATTGCTGGACCTGGAGAAATTCTAGCTACTCAAAATGCATTGAAATTCCAGTCTTAACTTTGAAATAGGACCCCAAGAAAACAATACACACCATGGAAATATAAACATAGGAGGAATAGAGCTCCATGTTGATTTGCTTGTTAACAGCAtcttcacagtccttgtggaaattcTGATGCACTTGAGAGGCCATCATAATCTTTACTattaacaaaaaaaaactaaactcCAACAATCTAACTGCTTCCTGCACAATCTCTTGTATTTATACTAGTGGGACACCCTGCATTCAAACAGGGGAATGACATCATTATTGATGATTGACAATTCCAGGTAGCCAGTCAGGAATCGTTCATGAATCATTCAGGAATCAGGCACCAATTGACAATGTAGACGGACTGTGGGGGTTCGACCCAGCGACAATGAGAGCTGTGGAATACAGGCAGGTTTGGATGATTATACTgtgattggaacataggaacaggaggaggccaatcagcccctcaagcctgttctaccattcaattagatcatggtttgtGTCTTCAGGCCATTTGCCTGCATTGGTTCCATATTGTTTCATACCCGTACCTAAAATAAATCTAACAgcctcagttttgaaatgtttaaTTGATCTTAAAAttttgtgggagacagttccagatttttCCCTtcttgtgaagaaatgcttcctgacaccactcctgaatggtctagcgctaattttaagattataccccctgtcctggactgccccaccagagaaaatagtttctctctatatactGTTATGTCTGAGGTGGGAGGAATTCACTGTATTTTCTAGcaccaattctccacaggtcacaacatatatttaaatgtttacccagttaccgatacggtcaatcatggactctattGTTATCCCAAAAGAAAATACaccaacaggtttctttaataaacaacaaaattatcagtttgttataaaacgagacttaaccagtaatatagcaaagtattaacacacagattgaaatataaaagttcccttttaacttagcccatgacacacacacatacacacatcggaTAACCAGAAAattagattttctttttagagctctgttaaaaaaaaggaaaaaaagaatacttgggccaaatacttgctaattcttgaagaaagcaGAGAAGATACGGAAAGATGtccgttgtcccttttttggtttggcgtcccaaatacgcttAGACGGttgccactgggatctttccagaacagttcttttcaggcgacattgaaggtCAGTTTGGCTGGTTTTCCAGGTGAGATGCGGCATCAGGTGTTTCTGGCAGCCTTTTCAGGAgacatgcagcatcagtttctctatttcctaCACTTCATTCACAGGACGTTCTCAAAagatggaagaggatgctgatggtgactgctctcttggctgattttctccaattgccttcaaaacagttcacactccaacacactgttcaaagcaaaaccaaaacaatatctcaagagtcaagcctcctgacccctataaattttgacctgtcacttctctgtaaatatcttctccaagtcaaaaagcccctgctgggataTTTATCTGATGACAGGTGACTTCCAATGAGTGTTGTTTATACAAATAAAGCATCacctccacccctttgtattccagaccCTTGAGATGATGTCTAACAGTCTAGTCAACATTTTAATTCATTtatgtacctgtccactagctgtTAGTAATTTCTGTACACGGACCCCaaactctctctgctcctccacagttcctagctcctcaccatttagaaaatattctgatttatctctctctgtcctcgcTCTATCTCAAATTGAAATTCATCTATCACAGTTTTGGCTACTTACTTAATGTCCCTTTTCAATTTTCTGCTCCAATTTACTCTACCTACTGTAACACCTAACTTagtgtcattagcaaacttggatatatggctctcgatTCCTTCATGCCATTTATAAATGTAGTGAAAAACTGAGGCCCCGGTACAGATCCCTGGGTGAGATgactagtcatatcctgccaattggagttcataccaattatccctactctttgtttcctatctcccAACCAACTTTATGACCACATGTAAAGGTTTCCTGCAATTCCATGTGCTTCCATTTTTCCCAATCTCTTCAGCAGAATCTTGTCAGTGATATATTTGATGTTGGCTTCTTTGAGTTTTCTCAAAGTGAATCTGTTCTCGGATTCAGAGTTTGTCAACATAATCGCAGGAGTCTGCAAATAGAAATTTATTTTGTGTTGAGCACAATTGGATCCATCTCTTGGAGAATTGACACTGCGCTTGATGGGTCTAGAATGAATGTGATACCAATGTTGACCACAATATATCAAAAGAGATGAAACATGAAACAGCCTGaaacattccagtgaatctgcaAAGCAACTGACTTGCTGGGGAAATGAAAAGTGGAGAGCTTCAAACAGAACTCTATTGCTCCGTCTAAGTGCAACATGGAGGTCAAGCCCATGGAATTTAAGAGTTGtaaagtcctgtgttgttgcttctgcAAAACTGAAGTCTATTGAGACTTGATTGCAAGGGAAGATTTTACCTGAAATAGAGAGTGTTATAACTACCTGACCCAAGAATTTCTGCATTCACTCATCCCAGACATTCGTAAGTATGGCTCCTGGTGAATCAGGGTGCAAGTAGTGGTTGAACAAATGACAACCTAGCCAAAAGGTAGATGATGGTGGTGAATATTTACAATGAATAGCGTCAGAGTCATTTTAGGCACAGGATGCCATTCGGTCCATAGAGTCTCTGATGATCAGTACAACACTATCAGACCTATTCCCCTACTCTCGCCTGTAAGTATCTTTCATCCAAATGCTATTccagtttcctttcaaaatcatttatTGGCTACACtgtcaccatcctcatgggcagcaaagtccaggccattaccactggctgtttaaaaaaaaaaaaatcccctctcAGCTAACAGGAATAGATCTTCCTTTGTCTACCTATCAGCATCttcacaactctatcaaatctctctgcaTCACCTGCTGCTCCAATCGGATCAGGGGTCAAAACAAATTTGTGCCACTTCCTCATGTTACACAACTGCATGATATTTCACTGGCAGACACAAGAAACTACCTTTGCAATAAAACGTCCATATTTCTGATATTCCCCACAAGTTTCTCAATGAAAATTGGAAGATGTGAGCAAACTAGCCTAAGCAGACATTGGATCAATTTTCAGAAGATGGATGGAGGAGAGCAAAACTCAATGGAATGGTAGAGTTTCAGTGGAATTAGATATTAGACAGCTAGGTATCTTGGTGATCTGAATAATGAAATGAGTTACTTATCTATACAAAGAAAAACAAAATCACTCCATGATAAATACTTTTATTTCCACATACAGCAAGAAATGAGAAAATTGCATATTAACCAGAAATGTATCACATTTTATTTCAATTATTAGAGAACTAATGATTCTAGAATGCTGATTAACTCAGCGTGtgcttgtcaaacaggtactctcccatgccattgtcaggggctcccagtctcttcaggttggtgatgtgatctccaagcttcttgatcatcttcacttgctcatccaagtagtgagtctccaggaagtcacaCAACTAGAACATGAGAAATCAGGTGAGTATTGTTTAAAATAAAAAAAGTTAGCAAGTACCtttgttggatttttttttaaaaatttacactGGGATAATGGTGAAAGTTCTATACATGGAGTAAGACTTGCTCTAGAAAACAAGCACAGGCAGCAGGCCAAGTGGTCAGTACAGAAAGAAATCATTCTGATCCTGTGGATAAGTTTAGCCAGACAATACCAAAATTTACCCACATGTGGCAAGTCAAATCTATTATACAGGGAGTGAATGCAAAAGATCGATGCTGGAGAAACCAAGTGCCTTGTGAACAGTTCAGTGATCTACAGCTAGTGTGATGGCCTTTTCACCCAAAATGCGAGCATGTAACCAACCTATATGGAATTCTACTAGAGTTAAGGGTAGATTCTAATTATAATCTTTCAACCTGAAAACTCATTCCAATATTAGCTTACATGAGGGTCAGTGTTGCCAGTGGAGAGTTTGTGCAGATCCAGCAGACTCTGGTTCACATCCTTCTCCATCTGCAGagctctctgcattgcctccagaccattgctccactcatcctgCTCTGGCTTCTGGAACAAAATAGTAGTCCTGTTAATGGGAGTGCAAAGTCCAAGGGATGTTATGCCCAAGGTCAACAGGGTTAGCAGCAAAGATAATCTGTACAACCCAATACTATGAGGGACCATTGTAGGAGACTAGATCAGTTCATAGAGTGTGCTTTGCCATTTTTGGCCAAAGCTCCAATCCCAATTCACCCAAATATGCTCCATTTTGTCTTTCTCCAAATCCTTTTAGCATCCTTAACTTTGTCCATGGGAAGTCTACAACTGTAGACCACATTCTCCAGACTGTTAGCTCATTAAGcaccaagaatttagggagctaggcagcagattaaaagcaggacatcaaaggtttaatctctggattattcctggtGCCACATGCTTGTGGGTATCGGAATGAGAGGATAGAGCACAGGAATGCATGGCTGAGGTGGTGCAAGAGGGAGAGCTTTAGTCTCCAGACTCCTGGGTCAGTTtctagcaaaggtgggacctgttcagATGCAATCCATCCAACTTGAACAGGACCAAGATCCTTGTTAGgaagtttgctggtgctgttggggagtggggtgggagaggggtggtggcactggagtttaaactaatttggcagggggatgggatagagAAGTTACAGTAGGGAGcgatgcatagtcaaatatagaagaaattgagtcagtctggaaggcagagcaaatatagatctgttgAGGCACAAAGGGAAAATGCATGTTGGATTGCatctgttttagtttagtttagagatacagcactgaaacaggccctttggctcactgtgtctgtgctgaccatcaaccacccatttatactaatcctacactaatcccatattcctaccacatcccccacctgtccctatatttccctaccacctacctatactaggggcaatttataatggccaatttacccatcaacctgcaagtctttggcatgtgggaggaaaccagagcacccagaggaaacccacacagacacagggagaacttgcaaactccatacaggcagtacccagaattgaacccaggtcgctggagctgaggctgcagtcctaaccactgcaccgcccagggTTCTTCCtactaaggcagatgaattgagggcactgATTAACACAAGAGAGTGATATTGTTGCAatcacagacatggttgagggaagggaatgactgacagctcaatattctagggtacagaatcttcaggcatgacaggggcaggtgtaaaagaggtggcattgtactgttgatcaaggagtcaatgattgcagtaaagagggatgatatcttaggttcctcaaatgaggccatatgggtagaatttaaaaacaaaaaggggcaatcacttggagtgtactacaggcctataaacagtcagggagatagaggaacagatatgtaggcaaatctcaggtgtaaaaatagggtaatagtaggggatttcaacttccccaatatcaacttggatagtcatagtgcaaaaggcttaaaggggcagaattctgAGTGCAtgtaggagagctttttgagccagcacatgggAAGTCCCACAAGAGAAGGGTATGGGACCTAATCCTGGAGATTGAAACCAGAtaggtggtagaagtgtcagtgggggagcattttggagatagtggcCATAACTTGAAGATTtaaaaggtagttatggaaaaggacaatgagggaCTGCAAATAAAAGTACtaatgggggttgggggtggggggggggggtggtgggcaggagacggagaaactgggagaatggctggacttgttctcacattgaacaacttcttcaactccatgcatttccttcaagtaaaaggtgtcgctatgggtacccgcatgggtcctagttatgcctgtctttttgtgggatatgtcgagcattctttgttccagtcctactcaggccccctcccccaactctttttccggtacattgatgactgtatcggtgccgtttcctgctcccgccccgaactagaaaactttatcaactttgcttccaatttccacccttctctcacctttacatggtccatctctgacacttcccttcccttcctcgacttctctgtctccatctctggggataggttgtctaccaatatccattataagcccactgactcccacagctacctcgactacacttcttcacaccctacctcctgtaaggactccattccattctcccagtttctccgtctccgacgcatctgctctgatgatgctaccttccatgacggtgcttctgatatgacctcctttttcctcaaccgaggatttccccccactgtggttgacagggccctcaaccgtgtccgacccattccccgcacctctaccctcaccccttcccctccctcccagaaccgtgacagggttccccttgtcctcacttttcatcccaccagcctccatatccaaaggatcatcctccgccattttcgccacctccagcgtgatgccactaccagtcacatcttcccctcccttcccctgtcagcattccgaagggatcgttccctccgcgacaccctggtccactcctccattacccccaccacctcgtccccgtcccagggcaccttcccttgcaatcgcaggtgtaatacctgcccatttacctcctctctcctcactatcccaggccccaaacactcctttcaggtgaagcagcaatttacttgtacttctttcaatgtagtatactgtattcgctgctcagtgtggtctcctctacattggggagaccaagcgcagactgggtgaccgctttgcggaacatctccgctcagtccgcaagcaggaccctgagcttccggttgcttgccatttcaacactcccccctgctctcatgctcacatctctgtcctgggattgctgcagtgttccagtgaacatcaacgcaagctcgaggaactgcatctcatctgccgattaggcacactacagcctgccggactgaacattgagttcaataatttcagagcatgacagccccccactttactttcatttttagtcattttttcttccttttttttttgcattcctttt
Coding sequences:
- the LOC137353554 gene encoding ferritin heavy chain B-like — translated: MASQVCQNYHKDCEDAVNKQINLELYSSYVYLSMSYYFDRDDVALRHFAEFFKEQSHGEREHAEKLMKFQNKRGGRIIFENIKKPEQDEWSNGLEAMQRALQMEKDVNQSLLDLHKLSTGNTDPHLCDFLETHYLDEQVKMIKKLGDHITNLKRLGAPDNGMGEYLFDKHTLSKIFPCNQVSIDFSFAEATTQDFTTLKFHGLDLHVALRRSNRVLFEALHFSFPQQVSCFADSLECFRLFHVSSLLIYCGQHWYHIHSRPIKRSVNSPRDGSNCAQHKINFYLQTPAIMLTNSESENRFTLRKLKEANIKYITDKILLKRLGKMEAHGIAGNLYMWS
- the LOC137353552 gene encoding ferritin heavy chain B-like, translating into MASQVHQNFHKDCEDAVNKQINMELYSSYVYISMSYYFDRDDVALRHFAEFFKEQSHEEREHAEKLMQFQNKRGGRIILADIKKPEQDEWSNGLEAMQRALQMEKDVNQSLLDLHKLSTGNTDPHLCDFLETHYLDEQVKIIKKLGDHITNQRRLGAPDNGMGEYLFDKHTLSVAQTKTQVGQSSYYFDRDDVALRHFAEFFKEQSHEEREHAEKLMKFQNKRGGRIILEDIKVGLQLL